A window from Pseudomonas moraviensis encodes these proteins:
- a CDS encoding glycosyltransferase family 4 protein, giving the protein MASADTEVMTTALHITLISETFPPEINGVANTLGRLCEGLRARGHRVELVRPRQAGDPQRSQDDALLLCRGWPLPGYPGLQWGQSSMHKLLRRWKRQRPDVLYIATEGPLGLSALRAARRLGIAVVSGFHTNFQQYTSQYGLELLTRLLTHYLRWFHNRSAMTLVPSVSQRLELERRHFERLALLSRGVDSQLFHPSKRQNALREQWGLSEQDIAVIHVGRLAPEKNLGLLKRCFDTLRETYPQRRLKLIVVGDGPQRSLLEKQMPDAIFCGAQRGEALAAHYACGDLFVFPSLTETFGNVVLEALASGLGVVAYDQAAAAQHIRHGYNGVSAMPGDEQAFCEAAAWLLEEDERLRCVRLNARQHGSRQGWAAIIEQFEGYLRGACIGEQAIPRAQTQP; this is encoded by the coding sequence ATGGCCTCAGCCGACACTGAGGTCATGACGACAGCTCTACACATCACCCTCATCAGCGAAACCTTCCCACCGGAAATCAACGGCGTGGCCAATACCCTTGGCCGCTTGTGCGAGGGCTTGCGCGCGCGCGGGCACCGGGTGGAGCTGGTGCGCCCACGTCAGGCCGGTGATCCGCAGCGCAGCCAAGACGATGCGCTGTTGCTGTGTCGCGGATGGCCGCTGCCGGGCTATCCGGGGCTGCAATGGGGCCAGTCGTCGATGCATAAATTGCTGCGCCGCTGGAAACGCCAGCGTCCGGACGTTCTCTATATAGCCACCGAAGGCCCGCTCGGGTTGTCGGCATTGCGCGCCGCGCGGCGCCTGGGGATTGCGGTCGTCAGCGGCTTCCACACCAACTTTCAGCAGTACACCAGCCAGTATGGTCTGGAGCTGCTGACACGTTTGCTCACCCACTACCTCCGCTGGTTTCACAATCGTTCGGCAATGACCCTGGTGCCTAGCGTCAGCCAACGCCTGGAGCTGGAGCGCCGGCACTTCGAGCGATTGGCGTTGTTGTCGCGGGGAGTGGACAGCCAGCTGTTCCATCCGAGCAAACGGCAGAACGCGTTGCGTGAGCAATGGGGACTGTCCGAGCAGGATATCGCTGTGATTCACGTCGGACGGCTCGCCCCGGAGAAGAATCTGGGACTGCTCAAGCGTTGCTTTGACACCCTGCGGGAAACCTATCCACAGCGCCGTTTGAAACTGATCGTGGTCGGAGATGGCCCGCAGCGTTCATTGCTGGAAAAACAAATGCCGGACGCGATTTTCTGCGGTGCTCAGCGTGGAGAAGCACTGGCAGCGCACTATGCTTGCGGTGATCTTTTCGTGTTCCCCAGCCTGACGGAAACCTTCGGCAACGTTGTGCTGGAAGCCTTGGCTTCGGGACTTGGCGTAGTGGCGTACGACCAGGCAGCGGCGGCGCAACATATTCGCCACGGCTACAACGGCGTGTCAGCCATGCCCGGCGATGAGCAGGCGTTTTGCGAAGCGGCGGCGTGGTTGCTGGAGGAGGATGAGCGCTTGCGTTGCGTGCGGCTGAATGCGCGTCAGCATGGCAGTCGCCAGGGATGGGCGGCGATTATCGAGCAGTTCGAGGGGTATTTGCGCGGGGCTTGTATCGGGGAGCAAGCGATTCCTCGGGCGCAGACACAACCTTAG
- the cysZ gene encoding sulfate transporter CysZ, with product MPAPVLSGPQYLREGLKLVLSPGLRLFVLLPLAINLVLFVGLIYLAGHQFSLWVDTLMPSLPEWLSFLSYILWPLFVVLVALMVFFTFTMLANIIAAPFNGFLAEKVEVVVRGTDDFPAFSWGELIAMIPRTLAREMRKLGYFLPRAIGLFILSFIPGVNIVAAPLWLLFGVWMMAIQYIDYPADNHKLGWNEMLAWLRQKRWQSMSFGGIVYLVLLIPVVNILMMPAAVAGATLFWVRERGAENLVIQH from the coding sequence ATGCCCGCCCCCGTTCTGTCCGGCCCGCAATACCTGCGCGAAGGCCTCAAACTGGTCTTGAGCCCGGGCTTGCGCCTGTTCGTGTTGCTGCCGCTGGCGATCAACCTGGTGCTGTTCGTCGGATTGATCTATCTGGCCGGCCACCAGTTCAGCCTGTGGGTCGACACGCTGATGCCGTCGTTGCCTGAATGGCTGAGTTTCCTCAGCTACATTCTGTGGCCGCTGTTCGTGGTCCTCGTGGCCTTGATGGTGTTCTTCACATTCACCATGCTCGCCAACATCATTGCCGCACCGTTCAACGGTTTTCTCGCGGAAAAAGTCGAAGTGGTGGTGCGCGGCACCGATGATTTCCCGGCGTTCAGCTGGGGCGAGCTGATCGCAATGATCCCCCGCACCCTGGCCCGGGAAATGCGCAAGCTCGGCTACTTCCTGCCGCGCGCCATCGGCTTGTTCATCCTCTCGTTTATCCCGGGAGTGAACATCGTCGCCGCGCCGCTGTGGTTGTTGTTTGGTGTGTGGATGATGGCGATCCAGTACATCGACTACCCGGCGGACAACCACAAACTGGGCTGGAACGAGATGCTCGCCTGGCTGCGGCAGAAGCGCTGGCAGAGCATGAGTTTTGGCGGGATTGTCTATCTGGTGTTGCTGATTCCGGTGGTCAACATTCTGATGATGCCGGCAGCGGTGGCGGGAGCGACGTTGTTCTGGGTGCGCGAGCGTGGTGCCGAGAATCTGGTGATACAACACTGA
- the trxB gene encoding thioredoxin-disulfide reductase has product MSEVRHSRVIILGSGPAGYSAAVYAARANLKPLLITGMQAGGQLTTTTEVDNWPGDVHGLTGPVLMERMREHAERFETEIVFDHINAVDFAAKPYTLTGDSAVYTCDALIIATGASARYLGLPSEEAFMGKGVSACATCDGFFYRNKPVAVVGGGNTAVEEALYLANIASTVTLIHRRETFRAEKILIDKLNARVAEGKIILKLNANLDEVLGDNMGVTGARLRNNDGSFDEIKVDGVFIAIGHTPNTSLFEGQLTLKDGYLVVHGGREGNATATSVEGIFAAGDVADHVYRQAITSAGAGCMAALDTERYLDGLQNATF; this is encoded by the coding sequence ATGTCTGAAGTCCGTCATTCGCGAGTGATCATTCTCGGTTCCGGCCCTGCCGGTTACAGCGCTGCGGTCTACGCGGCCCGCGCCAACCTCAAGCCACTGCTGATCACCGGTATGCAGGCTGGCGGTCAACTGACCACCACCACCGAAGTCGACAACTGGCCGGGCGATGTGCACGGCCTGACCGGTCCGGTGCTGATGGAGCGCATGCGCGAGCACGCCGAGCGTTTTGAAACCGAGATCGTGTTCGATCACATCAACGCCGTGGACTTTGCAGCCAAGCCGTACACCCTGACCGGCGACAGCGCCGTCTACACCTGCGACGCGCTGATCATTGCCACTGGCGCCAGCGCCCGCTACCTGGGCCTGCCGTCGGAAGAAGCGTTCATGGGCAAAGGCGTGTCGGCCTGCGCGACCTGCGACGGTTTCTTTTATCGCAACAAACCGGTCGCCGTGGTTGGCGGTGGCAATACTGCTGTGGAAGAAGCGCTGTATCTGGCCAACATCGCCAGCACCGTGACCCTGATCCACCGTCGCGAAACCTTCCGCGCCGAGAAGATCCTGATCGACAAGCTCAACGCCCGTGTGGCCGAAGGCAAGATCATCCTCAAGCTGAACGCCAACCTGGACGAAGTCCTCGGCGACAACATGGGCGTCACCGGTGCGCGTCTGCGTAACAACGATGGCAGCTTCGACGAGATCAAAGTCGACGGCGTGTTCATCGCCATCGGCCACACCCCGAACACCTCGCTGTTTGAAGGCCAGTTGACCCTCAAAGACGGTTACCTGGTGGTGCACGGTGGCCGTGAAGGCAACGCAACGGCCACCAGCGTCGAAGGCATCTTCGCTGCCGGTGACGTGGCTGACCACGTTTACCGTCAGGCGATCACCTCGGCCGGTGCCGGTTGCATGGCGGCGCTGGACACCGAGCGTTACCTGGACGGCCTGCAGAACGCCACGTTCTAA
- a CDS encoding HopJ type III effector protein: MTDLTTLRASLKSGEHAFADTLAFIAAGYDYQPQAFNNGGVENAAGQNEGSCKTLGLALLEGLSDEEALLAFGEHYRSVLATPEGSDHGNIRALIKHGLAGVKFTAPPLTRR; this comes from the coding sequence ATGACTGATCTGACCACCCTGCGCGCCAGCCTCAAGAGCGGCGAACACGCTTTTGCCGACACCCTTGCATTCATTGCCGCCGGTTACGACTACCAGCCTCAAGCGTTCAACAATGGCGGCGTGGAAAACGCTGCCGGGCAAAACGAAGGTTCGTGCAAGACGCTGGGTCTGGCCCTGCTGGAAGGCTTGAGCGATGAAGAAGCGTTGCTGGCGTTCGGCGAGCATTACCGTTCGGTGCTGGCGACGCCTGAGGGCAGCGATCACGGCAACATCCGCGCGCTGATCAAGCACGGCCTGGCCGGGGTGAAATTCACCGCGCCACCCCTGACCCGCCGCTGA
- a CDS encoding DUF1244 domain-containing protein: MTDQQRLELEAAAFRRLVAHLDSRKDVQNIDLMNLAGFCRNCLSKWYKAEADQRQIEVSLDDAREVVYGMPYAEWKAQYQQEASAEQQAAFAKGKPND; encoded by the coding sequence ATGACTGATCAACAACGCCTGGAACTCGAAGCCGCCGCCTTCCGCCGACTGGTCGCTCACCTCGACAGCCGCAAGGACGTGCAGAACATCGACCTGATGAACCTCGCCGGGTTCTGCCGCAACTGCCTGTCCAAGTGGTACAAGGCTGAAGCCGACCAACGTCAGATCGAGGTCAGCCTCGATGACGCCCGCGAAGTGGTGTACGGCATGCCCTACGCCGAGTGGAAGGCCCAATACCAGCAAGAAGCCAGCGCCGAACAGCAAGCGGCGTTCGCCAAAGGAAAACCCAATGACTGA
- the folX gene encoding dihydroneopterin triphosphate 2'-epimerase: protein MPQLQPGMARIRVKDLRLRTFIGINEDEILNKQDVLINLTILYAAQEAVRDNDIDHALNYRTITKAIIAHVEGNRFALLERLTQELLDLVMTNASVLYAEVEVDKPHALRFAESVSITLAASR, encoded by the coding sequence ATGCCACAACTTCAACCGGGAATGGCGCGCATCCGGGTCAAGGATCTGCGCCTGCGCACCTTTATCGGCATCAACGAGGACGAAATCCTCAACAAACAGGATGTGCTGATCAATCTGACCATCCTGTACGCAGCTCAAGAAGCGGTGCGCGACAACGATATCGACCACGCGCTGAATTACCGCACCATCACCAAAGCGATCATCGCTCACGTCGAAGGCAACCGCTTCGCGCTGCTCGAACGCCTGACGCAAGAATTGCTCGATCTGGTGATGACCAATGCATCGGTGCTGTACGCCGAAGTCGAAGTCGACAAACCCCACGCGCTGCGCTTTGCCGAGTCGGTATCGATCACGCTCGCGGCAAGCCGCTAG
- the folM gene encoding dihydromonapterin reductase gives MPDSAAPILITGAGQRVGLHCAQRLLEDGHRVIFTYRTERPGVQRLRDLGATGLYADFSGEPGILAFIEVLKAHTDTLRAIVHNASEWLAETQGSEAEAFSRMLNIHMLAPYLINLHCAELLQRSAPADIIHISDDVTRKGSSKHIGYCASKAGLDSLTLSFAARFAPAIKVNGIAPALVLFNPDDDAAYRAKALAKSALGIEPGSEVIYQSLRYLLDNPYVTGTTLTVNGGRHVK, from the coding sequence ATGCCAGATTCCGCAGCCCCGATCCTCATCACCGGCGCCGGCCAGCGTGTCGGCCTGCACTGTGCACAGCGCCTGCTCGAGGATGGCCATCGGGTCATCTTCACGTACCGGACCGAACGCCCGGGCGTGCAGCGATTGCGCGATCTGGGCGCGACAGGCCTGTACGCGGACTTTTCCGGTGAGCCCGGGATTCTTGCCTTTATCGAAGTGCTGAAAGCCCACACCGACACTTTGCGCGCGATCGTGCACAACGCCTCCGAATGGCTGGCGGAAACCCAGGGCAGCGAAGCTGAAGCTTTCAGTCGCATGCTCAACATTCACATGCTCGCGCCCTATCTGATCAACCTGCACTGCGCCGAGTTGCTGCAGCGCTCGGCGCCAGCCGACATCATCCACATCAGCGACGACGTCACCCGCAAGGGCAGCAGCAAACACATCGGTTATTGCGCCAGCAAGGCCGGCCTCGACAGCCTGACCCTGTCGTTTGCCGCGCGCTTTGCGCCCGCCATCAAGGTCAACGGCATCGCTCCGGCACTGGTGCTGTTCAACCCCGACGACGACGCCGCCTACCGCGCCAAGGCACTGGCCAAATCTGCATTGGGGATCGAGCCCGGCAGCGAAGTGATCTACCAGAGCCTGCGCTATCTGCTCGACAATCCCTATGTCACCGGCACGACGCTCACCGTCAACGGCGGCCGGCACGTCAAATAG
- a CDS encoding antibiotic biosynthesis monooxygenase yields MSTSPVTLMVARRVADGRYHDLIAWLREGEQLATDFPGYLGSGVLAPPPGDNEFQIIFRFVDEQTLHAWEYSASRTAWLNRGSDLFEHPKEHRVSGIEGWFGAAGQRPPRWKQAVAIWLAFFPVSLIFNFVLGPLLAELSLLPRILIGTACLTPLMVYFFIPLSTRLLANWLNSTPTRPLPATASTQNR; encoded by the coding sequence ATGTCTACTTCCCCCGTCACGCTGATGGTAGCGCGTCGCGTCGCCGATGGCCGTTATCACGATCTGATCGCCTGGCTGCGCGAAGGCGAACAATTGGCTACCGACTTCCCCGGCTACCTCGGTTCCGGCGTCCTTGCGCCACCGCCCGGCGATAACGAATTCCAGATTATTTTCCGTTTTGTCGATGAGCAGACGCTGCATGCGTGGGAATATTCTGCGTCGCGCACAGCCTGGCTGAACCGCGGCAGCGACTTGTTCGAACACCCCAAGGAGCATCGGGTCAGCGGCATCGAAGGCTGGTTCGGCGCTGCCGGGCAACGCCCACCTCGCTGGAAACAGGCCGTGGCGATCTGGCTGGCGTTTTTCCCGGTGTCGCTGATATTCAATTTTGTCCTCGGCCCGCTGCTGGCTGAACTGAGTCTGTTACCACGCATCTTGATCGGCACGGCTTGCCTGACACCGCTGATGGTGTATTTCTTCATCCCGTTGTCGACGCGCCTGCTGGCAAACTGGTTGAACAGCACGCCGACGAGGCCATTACCGGCCACGGCGTCGACGCAGAATCGTTGA
- a CDS encoding MerR family transcriptional regulator encodes MPAITDIRPASTVPVTLEREELFPIREVARLTGVNPVTLRAWERRYGLIQPTRTESGHRLYSMNDIERVRSIVDWIDRGVAVSKVGKILAKTEPLKVLANFIPEDHVQADYKQWQEQIQQAVSAFDDQQLDRVYGQIFSSYTLPVVFEAIIMPLWRQLLQRQEAFGQTSEWLFLDGFLRVRVLQRIVMLRGAQPRRIIVSALAGQCRELELLVAALFLSGNDSGVRVLTTGQPFDELTLVCEKVKPEALVLFSNHAPGPELPRRLNRLALSLDCQLMLAGDASELAEDSLAGSAVACLGNEGGTMRQRMKQFMAGKLDT; translated from the coding sequence ATGCCTGCAATCACGGACATTCGCCCGGCTTCGACAGTGCCCGTCACGCTCGAGCGTGAGGAGCTGTTTCCCATCCGCGAAGTGGCGCGCCTGACCGGCGTCAACCCGGTGACCCTGCGTGCCTGGGAGCGTCGCTATGGATTGATCCAGCCGACCCGCACCGAAAGCGGGCATCGCCTGTATTCAATGAACGATATCGAGCGCGTTCGCAGCATTGTCGACTGGATCGACCGCGGCGTGGCCGTGAGCAAAGTCGGCAAGATCCTGGCGAAGACAGAGCCCTTGAAGGTGCTGGCGAACTTCATCCCCGAAGACCATGTGCAGGCCGATTACAAGCAATGGCAGGAGCAGATTCAGCAGGCGGTGAGTGCGTTCGATGACCAGCAACTGGATCGCGTTTATGGACAGATCTTCTCGTCGTACACGCTGCCGGTGGTGTTTGAGGCCATCATCATGCCGTTGTGGCGGCAACTGCTGCAGCGGCAGGAAGCTTTCGGGCAAACCAGCGAATGGTTGTTTCTCGACGGTTTTCTCAGAGTGCGTGTGTTGCAGCGCATCGTCATGCTGCGTGGCGCGCAGCCGCGGCGAATAATCGTCAGTGCGCTCGCCGGGCAGTGTCGTGAGCTTGAGTTACTGGTGGCGGCGCTGTTTCTCAGCGGCAACGATTCCGGCGTACGGGTGCTGACCACCGGCCAACCCTTCGACGAGCTGACGCTGGTCTGCGAAAAGGTCAAACCTGAGGCACTTGTGCTGTTTTCCAATCATGCCCCCGGGCCAGAGCTGCCCCGGCGCCTGAATCGTCTGGCGCTGAGCCTGGATTGTCAGTTGATGCTGGCAGGCGATGCCTCCGAACTGGCCGAAGACAGCCTGGCCGGCTCGGCGGTGGCGTGCCTGGGGAACGAGGGCGGGACAATGCGGCAACGCATGAAGCAATTCATGGCAGGCAAACTGGATACCTGA
- a CDS encoding PAS domain-containing protein, producing the protein MINASLLQLVINASNDGIVVAEKEGDQDNILIYVNPAFERMTGYTSEEILYQDCRFLQAGDRDQPSLQLIRETLREGGSCREILRNYRKDGTPFWNELSLSTVKNADDGQTYFIGVQKDVTVQVKALQRVAQLEAQVAALQSELATVKATNGANKTAN; encoded by the coding sequence ATGATCAACGCCAGTCTGCTGCAATTGGTGATCAATGCCTCGAACGATGGGATCGTGGTGGCGGAAAAGGAGGGTGATCAGGACAACATTCTCATCTACGTCAACCCTGCCTTCGAGCGCATGACCGGTTATACCAGTGAGGAGATTCTTTATCAGGACTGTCGTTTCCTGCAGGCTGGAGACCGTGACCAACCGAGTCTGCAGCTGATTCGCGAGACATTGCGAGAAGGCGGTTCGTGCCGGGAAATCCTGCGTAACTATCGCAAGGACGGCACGCCATTCTGGAACGAGCTGTCGCTGTCGACGGTGAAGAATGCCGATGACGGGCAGACGTATTTCATCGGCGTGCAAAAGGATGTGACCGTTCAGGTCAAGGCGCTGCAACGGGTCGCGCAGCTGGAAGCACAAGTGGCGGCACTGCAAAGCGAGCTCGCGACAGTCAAAGCGACGAACGGCGCAAACAAAACCGCGAACTGA
- a CDS encoding flavodoxin: MKVAILSGSVYGTAEEVARHAQNLLKAAGFETFYNSRASLADIQAFGPEALLAVTSTTGMGELPDNLQPLYSSLRDQLPATLRGLPGAVIALGDASYGDTFCGGGEQMRELFAELGVNEVQEMLRIDASESVTPETDAEPWLAQLMDALKG, encoded by the coding sequence ATGAAAGTCGCCATCCTCTCCGGTTCGGTCTACGGCACCGCCGAAGAAGTCGCCCGCCACGCCCAGAATCTGCTGAAAGCCGCCGGCTTTGAAACCTTTTACAACTCGCGCGCCTCGCTGGCTGATATTCAGGCGTTCGGCCCTGAGGCCCTTCTCGCTGTGACTTCGACCACGGGCATGGGCGAGCTGCCGGACAACCTGCAACCGTTGTATTCGTCCCTGCGCGATCAGTTGCCTGCTACGTTACGCGGGCTGCCAGGCGCAGTGATCGCCCTGGGTGATGCCAGCTACGGCGACACCTTTTGCGGCGGTGGCGAGCAAATGCGTGAATTGTTTGCCGAACTGGGTGTGAACGAGGTGCAGGAAATGCTGCGCATCGACGCCAGCGAAAGCGTCACGCCGGAAACCGATGCCGAACCGTGGCTGGCGCAGTTGATGGACGCGCTCAAGGGCTGA
- a CDS encoding class II aldolase/adducin family protein: MSVAPVPSSPSVKDQVSAAEWQTRVDLAACYRLVALHGWDDLIFTHISAKVPGTEDFLINPFGLMFHEITASSLVKVDQAGNKLMDSPYEINPAGYTIHSAVHEVRHDVVCVLHTHTASGVAVSAQKQGMLPISQQSLFVLSSLAYHAYEGVALNHEEKARLQADLADNNFLMLHNHGLLTCGSTIADTFLMMFTFQRACDIQVMAQTGGAELIAIEPQILAGAKAMIAGVTRSAQGMGGALAWPALLRKLDLQDPGYKF, translated from the coding sequence GTGAGCGTAGCCCCCGTCCCATCGTCGCCGAGTGTCAAAGACCAGGTCAGCGCTGCCGAGTGGCAGACCCGTGTCGACCTTGCCGCCTGTTATCGTCTGGTCGCGCTGCACGGCTGGGACGATCTGATCTTTACGCATATCTCCGCCAAGGTGCCCGGCACCGAAGACTTCCTGATCAATCCGTTTGGCCTGATGTTTCACGAGATCACCGCCTCGAGCCTGGTGAAAGTCGATCAGGCCGGCAACAAACTGATGGACAGTCCGTACGAGATCAACCCCGCCGGCTACACCATCCACAGCGCCGTCCACGAAGTGCGCCATGATGTGGTTTGTGTGCTGCATACCCACACTGCGTCGGGTGTTGCGGTGTCGGCGCAAAAGCAGGGGATGTTGCCGATCAGTCAGCAGTCGCTGTTCGTGTTGTCGAGCCTGGCTTATCACGCCTACGAGGGCGTGGCGCTCAATCACGAAGAGAAAGCACGCTTGCAGGCCGATCTGGCTGACAACAATTTCCTGATGCTGCACAACCACGGTCTGCTGACCTGCGGCAGCACCATTGCTGATACCTTTCTGATGATGTTCACGTTCCAGCGTGCCTGCGACATTCAGGTCATGGCGCAAACGGGCGGCGCGGAACTGATCGCCATCGAACCGCAGATTCTCGCTGGCGCCAAGGCGATGATTGCCGGCGTCACCAGGAGCGCGCAAGGCATGGGCGGCGCGCTGGCCTGGCCGGCGCTACTGCGCAAACTCGATCTACAAGACCCGGGGTATAAATTCTAA
- a CDS encoding alpha/beta fold hydrolase, with translation MPLAEIPLCVWRKRSRTFVFRGQSIRYWMVGQGEPLLLIHGFPTASWDWHYLWQPLAQRYQVIACDMLGFGDSAKPRNHTYSLLEQADLQQALLAHLLVEQPVHILAHDYGDSVAQELLARHYEKRIEVASCVFLNGGLFPETHRPLLMQKLLLSPIGWLLGRTFSREALVKGFRQIFGPQTQPSESELDDYWSLVDSNHGPRILHKLITYIPERRVQRERWVTAMQRGDIPLRVIDGAVDPISGVHMVERYRELIADADTVLLPGIGHYPQTEAPVQVLKHYLAFRDRLVLPPRKVAYS, from the coding sequence ATGCCGCTCGCCGAGATTCCTCTGTGTGTCTGGCGCAAGCGCAGCCGGACCTTCGTTTTTCGTGGCCAGTCGATCCGCTACTGGATGGTCGGGCAGGGTGAACCGCTGCTGTTGATTCACGGTTTCCCCACTGCCAGTTGGGATTGGCATTACCTCTGGCAGCCACTGGCGCAGCGTTATCAGGTGATCGCCTGCGACATGCTCGGCTTCGGCGACTCGGCGAAACCGCGCAATCACACTTACAGCCTGCTGGAACAGGCCGATCTGCAACAGGCGTTGCTCGCCCATCTGCTGGTCGAACAGCCGGTGCATATTCTCGCTCACGACTATGGCGACAGCGTTGCTCAGGAATTGCTCGCGCGGCATTACGAGAAACGCATCGAAGTAGCCAGTTGCGTGTTCCTCAATGGCGGTCTGTTTCCGGAAACCCACCGGCCGTTACTGATGCAGAAACTGCTGCTCAGCCCGATTGGCTGGCTGCTCGGTCGCACATTCAGTCGTGAGGCGCTGGTCAAAGGTTTCCGGCAGATCTTCGGCCCGCAGACGCAGCCGAGCGAAAGCGAACTGGATGATTACTGGAGTCTGGTCGACAGCAACCATGGCCCGCGCATCCTGCACAAATTGATTACTTACATCCCCGAGCGCCGGGTTCAACGTGAGCGCTGGGTGACGGCCATGCAGCGTGGTGACATCCCCTTGCGGGTGATCGACGGCGCGGTCGATCCAATTTCCGGTGTGCACATGGTTGAGCGTTATCGCGAGTTGATTGCTGATGCGGACACCGTGCTGTTGCCGGGCATCGGTCACTATCCGCAAACCGAGGCGCCGGTGCAGGTACTCAAGCACTATCTGGCGTTTCGTGATCGTCTGGTATTGCCTCCGCGCAAAGTGGCGTACTCCTGA
- a CDS encoding SDR family oxidoreductase: MNEPVRFEDKVVIVTGAGGGLGRAHALLFARQGARVLVNDLGGSTQGEGANASAADRVVAEIREAGGIAEANHDSVTDGDKLVQNALDAFGRVDVVVNNAGILRDKSFHKMDDADWDLVYRVHVEGAYKVTRAAWPHLREQNYGRVIFTASTSGIYGNFGQSNYGMAKLGLYGLTRTLAIEGRKNNILVNAIAPTGGTRMTEGLIPPQVFEQLKPELVSPLVVYLASEQCQETSGLFEVGGGWMGKVRWERSLGAGFDPRVGFSPEDVAAHWQQICDFEGAAHPKDNIEALKEMMANLQKYSL, encoded by the coding sequence ATGAATGAGCCTGTGCGCTTCGAAGATAAAGTCGTGATAGTCACTGGCGCCGGTGGCGGCCTCGGTCGTGCGCATGCGCTGCTGTTCGCCAGACAGGGCGCCAGGGTGCTGGTCAACGACCTCGGCGGCTCGACACAGGGCGAGGGCGCCAACGCCTCGGCTGCCGACCGCGTGGTGGCGGAAATCCGCGAGGCTGGCGGTATTGCCGAAGCCAACCACGACTCGGTCACCGACGGCGACAAACTGGTGCAGAACGCCCTCGATGCCTTCGGGCGCGTTGATGTGGTGGTCAACAACGCCGGGATCCTGCGCGACAAATCGTTTCACAAGATGGACGACGCCGACTGGGATCTGGTTTATCGCGTGCACGTCGAAGGCGCCTATAAAGTGACCCGCGCCGCATGGCCGCATCTGCGCGAGCAAAACTACGGGCGAGTGATTTTCACTGCATCCACCTCGGGCATCTACGGCAACTTCGGTCAGTCCAACTACGGCATGGCCAAACTCGGCCTTTACGGTCTGACCCGAACATTGGCGATCGAAGGGCGCAAGAACAACATTCTGGTCAACGCCATCGCCCCCACCGGTGGCACACGGATGACTGAGGGCCTGATTCCGCCGCAGGTATTCGAGCAACTGAAGCCGGAACTGGTCAGCCCGCTGGTGGTGTATCTGGCCAGCGAGCAATGCCAGGAAACGTCCGGGCTGTTCGAAGTCGGCGGCGGCTGGATGGGTAAGGTGCGTTGGGAACGCAGCCTCGGCGCCGGTTTCGATCCGCGCGTAGGCTTCTCGCCGGAAGATGTCGCGGCGCACTGGCAGCAGATTTGTGACTTCGAAGGGGCGGCGCACCCGAAGGACAATATTGAAGCGCTAAAGGAAATGATGGCGAATTTGCAGAAGTATTCGCTTTAA
- a CDS encoding immunity protein — protein sequence MSIVERIVKNESVEDVLTVFALGSAIPSLDRMFGRYRYEVIASGELLETYARLFEQGVLANGSGPVAVKGPNWRAPRFMTDNTYS from the coding sequence ATGAGCATCGTCGAGCGAATAGTAAAAAATGAATCTGTAGAAGATGTACTAACCGTGTTCGCACTCGGTTCCGCCATACCTTCCCTAGACAGAATGTTCGGGCGCTACAGGTACGAAGTTATTGCAAGCGGCGAATTGCTTGAAACCTATGCACGACTCTTCGAACAAGGCGTTTTGGCCAATGGTAGCGGACCAGTTGCCGTCAAAGGGCCTAATTGGCGAGCGCCCAGGTTTATGACTGACAACACATATTCTTAA